A window from Schistocerca americana isolate TAMUIC-IGC-003095 unplaced genomic scaffold, iqSchAmer2.1 HiC_scaffold_54, whole genome shotgun sequence encodes these proteins:
- the LOC124586125 gene encoding homeobox protein 2-like, with protein sequence MGKIGQPKASVPEEQNSVNMESEDHLQYVNESQATASDNIVSGARGEDLLEERDRERDQKLAQMLHEQEQQRELKEREKERMSEQREKQRDEKLAQMLREQEQRNEAKLDRIQSELAEMRDACKEIPDLVQSLAGEMQKLQISQARLEDNVQTLTNRVDNVEIDARKSIDAYLEVQAQKVEKELNEWLEVKDREISAKIESDVKTAVEQATAAASVNIDASAAALHGELTQIKSRVTAELPNWQQEVARRLSALESNVNSGGQIMNQTPRTDYYNNADGSQGASAQPQPNANYEHEQHAIPCSVHHEVMNVPEYMKTENKRNHAGYNQHKADYNSSHSNGSSLVPNGNGNRQEHRQQNRGTNNGNGYNGNGYNRENRKRHHDGRMSNGYNGNGNPQWRNNRNQWRGRNEPTPQWQQNTAPQWNANPGPSQNMSGSYNRPPQNQSHTQYQNTPSGRQGGQPNSSNNNNQNHNVRTREVHGKYCRSFQTRFEGIQP encoded by the exons atgggtaagataggacaacctaaagcatccgtaccagaagaacaaaattctgttaatatggaaagtgaggatcatttgcaatacgtaaacgaatcccaagccaccgcctcggataacatagtTTCCGGAGCGAGGGGCGAGGATCT gttagaagaaagagatagggaaagagatcagaaactggctcagatgctccatgagcaagagcaacaaagagaactgaaagaaagggaaaaggaaagaatgtcagaacagagggaaaaacaaagagacgaaaaactggctcagatgctacgtgagcaagagcagcgtaatgaagcgaaactagataggatccaaagcgaactagccgagatgcgggatgcgtgcaaagagatccccgatcttgtgcaaagcttagccggagagatgcaaaaattacagatatcgcaggctaggcttgaagacaatgtccagactttaaccaaccgcgtggataatgtggagatagatgcacggaaaagtatagacgcatatttggaagtgcaagctcaaaaagtagaaaaagaattaaatgaatggctagaagtaaaggatcgcgagatatctgcaaagattgaaagcgacgtaaaaacagctgtagaacaagcgactgcggccgcgagtgtaaatattgacgccagcgctgccgcactacatggcgaattaacacagattaagtcccgtgtgactgcggagttgccaaattggcaacaggaggtcgcgcggagactgtctgcgttggaaagcaatgtaaacagtggcggacagatcatgaatcagactccgcgtactgattactataataacgctgacggtagccagggtgcgagtgcgcaaccgcaacctaatgcgaattatgagcacgaacaacatgcgataccgtgcagcgtacatcacgaagtgatgaatgtcccagaat atatgaaaaccgaaaacaagcggaaccatgcaggctataatcaacacaaagccgattacaatagcagccacagtaacggtagtagcttagtaccaaatggtaacgggaataggcaagagcaccggcaacagaatcgaggcacaaacaatggcaatggttataacggcaacggttataatcgtgaaaatcgaaagagacatcatgatggacgcatgagtaatggatataatggtaacggcaatccgcaatggcggaacaaccgaaaccagtggcgtggtcgtaacgaaccgacaccacagtggcaacaaaacacagcgccacaatggaacgccaacccaggtccatcacagaacatgtcaggaagttacaaccgaccaccgcaaaaccagagccatacacaatatcaaaatacaccatcggggaggcagggtggccaacccaacagtagcaacaacaacaaccagaatcacaatgtgag gacacgggaagtgcacggtaaatattgccggagctttcaaacgagattcgaaggaatacag ccttaa